The Candidatus Methylomirabilis tolerans genome contains a region encoding:
- a CDS encoding ABC transporter ATP-binding protein, with protein MATVEIKGVTKQFETTRAVDGVDLLVNDGEFFVLLGPSGCGKSTLLRIVAGIEQPTCGEVRIGGRVVNDFPPQARQVAMVFQSYALYPHMTVFKNIAFPLEVHGMGREAIGQKVKKAAAMFGIEHLLDRKPRELSGGERQRVALARALVREPAVFLLDEPLSNLDAKRRTAAREELLLLQRRIRTTTLYVTHDQMEAMGLADRIAVMHAGRVRQLGTPQQIYDEPADAFVAGFLGSPPMNLVAHGDVVIGLRPEHLIPKAVYRGAGKLVSFQLNVTRVEYLGADRIIYGCLEEKFGNAHVLARLPSDITISCLQGRRYEFAIEEKAMRFFDRATELRIRDNRRRTPNESPDSA; from the coding sequence ATGGCAACGGTTGAAATCAAGGGGGTCACAAAACAGTTCGAAACCACTCGGGCCGTGGATGGCGTGGACCTGCTCGTCAATGACGGGGAATTCTTTGTCCTCCTGGGGCCATCGGGGTGCGGAAAGTCCACGCTTCTTCGGATCGTCGCCGGCATAGAACAACCCACGTGTGGAGAAGTGCGGATAGGAGGACGGGTGGTGAACGATTTTCCGCCGCAGGCAAGGCAGGTGGCCATGGTCTTCCAGAGCTATGCCCTTTACCCCCATATGACGGTCTTCAAGAACATCGCCTTTCCTCTCGAGGTCCATGGAATGGGGCGGGAGGCTATCGGGCAGAAAGTGAAGAAGGCGGCCGCGATGTTCGGGATCGAGCACCTGCTCGATCGGAAGCCCCGCGAACTGTCCGGGGGCGAGCGGCAACGGGTGGCCTTGGCCAGGGCGTTAGTTCGAGAGCCGGCGGTGTTCCTTCTCGATGAGCCCCTCTCCAACCTTGACGCAAAACGTCGAACCGCAGCCCGAGAGGAGCTTTTGCTGTTGCAGCGACGGATCAGGACCACGACCCTCTATGTCACCCATGACCAGATGGAAGCCATGGGGCTTGCAGACCGGATTGCCGTGATGCATGCAGGGAGGGTCAGGCAGCTTGGTACGCCTCAACAGATCTACGATGAGCCGGCCGATGCCTTTGTGGCCGGCTTCCTGGGATCACCTCCCATGAACCTGGTTGCGCATGGGGATGTTGTCATCGGCCTTCGCCCCGAGCACCTTATTCCGAAGGCGGTCTACAGAGGGGCGGGCAAGCTCGTGTCCTTTCAGCTCAACGTGACGCGGGTGGAGTATCTGGGGGCGGATCGAATCATCTATGGCTGCTTAGAGGAGAAGTTCGGAAATGCCCATGTACTGGCCAGGCTTCCCTCGGATATTACGATTTCCTGCCTACAAGGCCGAAGGTACGAATTCGCCATCGAGGAAAAAGCGATGAGGTTTTTCGATCGAGCGACTGAGCTCAGAATTCGTGATAACCGTCGCCGCACTCCGAATGAAAGCCCGGATAGTGCCTGA
- a CDS encoding YihY family inner membrane protein, which produces MNKLFRYDLWAVELDRLALWERLGVRLLRFVIVAWLEFQGNILSIRATNLVYTTILSLVPFLAVMFSVLKAFGVHQQIEPFLAQVLEPLGERGHEVTIRIIGFVNNLKVGVLGTVGVVTLFWTTFSTIDQIENAFNTIWRVRRSRSFGRKFTDYPSVVLVGPVLVFGAFALIASVQNLWLVQRMLEIQPFGSLIVLGAEILPFIMLCGAFSFLYAFIPNTQVRLSSALVGGLTAGLLWQLAGTAFTAFVAESGRYSAIYSGFAILILFLLWLYIAWIIVLLGAQISYLYQHPSAYLSRASWHRRTHEVYERAGLMVLTEIARRHLAGQPPVRIADLALRLDVPQGVAEELVEEFVHHSLLYRTEDQPGFTLSRPPEHVPIAEVLTLIRTRQQHAAADTATPVPITELLHRRDEAVRMALKGVTLRSLVVDGAPEGFPDPPTW; this is translated from the coding sequence GTGAACAAGCTCTTCCGATACGACCTCTGGGCGGTCGAGCTGGACCGTCTGGCTCTGTGGGAGCGGCTGGGAGTTCGGCTCCTACGATTTGTGATCGTCGCCTGGTTGGAGTTCCAGGGGAATATCCTCAGCATCCGGGCTACCAACCTTGTCTACACCACCATCCTCTCCCTCGTCCCCTTTCTGGCTGTCATGTTTTCCGTGTTGAAGGCCTTCGGAGTACACCAGCAGATCGAGCCGTTTCTGGCCCAGGTTCTGGAGCCGTTGGGCGAACGAGGCCATGAGGTCACTATCCGGATCATCGGCTTTGTGAACAATCTCAAGGTCGGCGTACTTGGGACTGTCGGCGTGGTTACCCTGTTTTGGACGACCTTTTCGACGATCGATCAGATCGAAAACGCCTTCAACACGATCTGGCGCGTGCGCCGGTCTCGTTCCTTTGGCCGCAAATTCACAGACTATCCCAGCGTCGTACTGGTGGGACCAGTGCTTGTCTTTGGCGCGTTCGCGCTGATCGCCTCAGTGCAGAACCTTTGGTTGGTTCAGCGCATGCTGGAGATTCAGCCGTTCGGGTCCCTCATAGTGCTCGGCGCGGAAATCCTGCCTTTTATCATGCTCTGCGGCGCCTTCAGCTTTTTGTACGCGTTTATCCCCAACACCCAGGTCCGCCTGAGCTCCGCGCTCGTCGGCGGGCTCACGGCAGGCCTGCTGTGGCAGCTTGCCGGGACGGCGTTTACCGCGTTCGTGGCCGAATCCGGGCGGTACAGCGCAATCTATTCCGGTTTCGCAATTCTGATCCTCTTCCTGCTCTGGCTCTACATCGCCTGGATCATCGTGCTGCTCGGCGCGCAGATATCGTACCTCTACCAGCACCCATCGGCCTACCTTAGCCGCGCCTCCTGGCACCGACGAACCCACGAGGTCTATGAACGAGCAGGCTTGATGGTGCTTACCGAGATCGCACGGCGCCATCTGGCCGGGCAGCCCCCCGTCAGGATCGCGGACTTGGCCCTGAGGCTTGATGTCCCACAGGGGGTAGCCGAAGAGCTTGTGGAGGAGTTCGTCCACCACAGCCTGCTCTATCGAACGGAGGACCAGCCGGGGTTCACATTGAGCCGACCGCCCGAGCACGTGCCCATCGCGGAAGTCCTGACTTTGATCCGAACTCGTCAGCAACATGCAGCGGCCGATACAGCCACGCCTGTCCCGATTACGGAATTGCTGCACCGGCGCGACGAGGCAGTGCGGATGGCCTTGAAGGGAGTCACCTTACGTTCCCTGGTCGTTGATGGGGCACCTGAAGGCTTTCCGGACCCTCCTACATGGTGA